In the Opitutia bacterium genome, one interval contains:
- a CDS encoding TonB-dependent receptor — MQTTPSFIRRVAAASLLLASLLPASAQLAPAEPKEQSAPAAKDDKVVQLQEYKVTGLRAALASAAEIKQSNLQLVDSIVATDIDKLPDINVSYALSRIPGVQLAHTFSGLGGNGAVTIHGLNQIVNTLDGREVITPGGIANGTAGVGTGQRTFDYSQIPSALIAGIDVYKTSAANQIDGGLGGLVDVRMRKPFDFAEGFGAGLTVGTAYSTLKDDTAQNYNIFANASQKTEFGKIGVLVAVSNITTPWREDAIGVGNPTPNANVSSTALTSGGYTNSSAYGEFKTQGYNLVFQWQPTKNLSLYAGYNPNKWRNIQDTVQFSTSHPVANVLAGSTTMFSGSTTAVQKATFVNTTATAYGLIRDLQNKLSMYNAGGKFTTGDFTLNFDAARYTSSNRFYNNLVFASVSIPSLTYDLGGEIPSISVSGVSLMDPSVYRLNAVNYRLFPSNTVGKSGRVDGEYNFAKGIFSKLLGGFRYATTTSDNLPTGLFLGSFSIPSSANLLSQYPNLWHPSPIQNMFSGYSQPQIQQFWASDTAYMRDANALYKAYNATNTPDTSATVNPLSLYDIKETTTAFYLMPQFSTKVAGYQLDGNVGLRAVQTKEDLKGYKGATAATAVPLQLASKYWDYLPSFNARLRLTEKLYARAAVSKTITRPTFGSLSPSLTLNANPVDPNLNSGSQGNPDLKPVRATSYDLGIEYYPNKSDVFYAAVFQKDVTGFIGSFSEQRTYDGVSYLIRTSKNLNPAKIKGTEFGFQHFFNYLPAPFDGLGLQANYTYVDSSTPTTVSGVGTPVNAPLTNLSKRSYNLIGMYEKGPFSARVAYNYRSDFVTGFAYFVNTGLLNQVMMGYADLDASLNYNITKNVQIAVQGVNLTNALRYQAYGSKQFPSNIYLDGRQLMASITLRY, encoded by the coding sequence ATGCAAACCACCCCGTCATTCATCCGGAGGGTAGCCGCTGCTTCCCTCCTCCTGGCCTCGCTGCTGCCTGCCTCAGCCCAGCTTGCGCCCGCCGAGCCCAAGGAGCAGTCCGCTCCCGCCGCCAAGGACGACAAGGTCGTTCAACTTCAGGAATACAAGGTCACCGGCCTGCGCGCCGCCCTAGCTTCGGCGGCTGAAATCAAGCAATCGAACCTGCAGCTCGTCGACTCGATCGTCGCGACGGACATCGACAAGCTCCCCGACATCAACGTCTCCTACGCGCTCTCCCGCATCCCCGGTGTGCAACTAGCCCACACGTTCTCGGGCCTCGGCGGCAACGGCGCCGTCACTATCCACGGCCTCAATCAAATCGTGAACACCCTCGATGGCCGCGAGGTCATCACGCCCGGCGGCATCGCCAACGGCACCGCCGGCGTCGGCACCGGCCAGCGCACGTTCGACTACTCGCAAATCCCCTCCGCGCTCATCGCCGGCATCGACGTCTACAAGACCTCCGCCGCCAACCAAATCGACGGCGGCCTCGGCGGCTTGGTCGACGTCCGCATGCGCAAGCCCTTCGACTTTGCCGAAGGCTTCGGCGCCGGCCTCACCGTCGGCACCGCTTACTCGACGCTGAAAGACGACACGGCGCAGAACTACAACATCTTCGCCAACGCCTCCCAGAAGACCGAGTTCGGCAAGATCGGCGTGCTCGTCGCCGTGAGCAACATCACCACGCCGTGGCGCGAAGACGCGATCGGCGTCGGCAATCCCACGCCCAACGCCAACGTCTCCTCCACTGCGCTGACCTCCGGCGGCTACACCAACAGCTCCGCCTACGGCGAGTTCAAGACCCAGGGCTACAACCTCGTCTTCCAGTGGCAGCCCACGAAGAACCTCTCGCTCTACGCCGGCTACAACCCGAACAAATGGCGCAACATCCAGGACACGGTCCAATTCAGCACCTCGCATCCCGTCGCCAACGTGCTCGCTGGCTCCACGACGATGTTCAGCGGCAGCACGACCGCGGTGCAGAAGGCCACGTTCGTCAACACCACGGCCACCGCCTACGGCCTGATCCGCGACCTGCAGAACAAGCTCTCGATGTATAACGCCGGCGGCAAATTCACCACCGGCGACTTCACGCTCAATTTCGACGCCGCGCGCTACACCAGCTCGAACCGCTTCTACAACAACCTCGTTTTCGCATCGGTCTCGATCCCCTCCCTAACCTACGACCTCGGCGGCGAAATCCCGTCGATTTCCGTCTCCGGCGTGAGCCTCATGGATCCGAGCGTCTACCGCCTCAACGCGGTCAACTACCGCCTCTTCCCCTCCAACACGGTCGGCAAGTCCGGCCGCGTCGACGGCGAATACAACTTCGCCAAAGGCATCTTCTCGAAACTGCTCGGCGGCTTCCGCTACGCGACGACCACGAGCGACAACCTGCCGACCGGCCTCTTCCTCGGTTCGTTCTCCATCCCGTCCTCGGCGAATCTGCTCAGCCAGTATCCCAACCTGTGGCACCCCTCCCCGATCCAGAACATGTTCTCCGGCTACAGCCAGCCGCAGATCCAGCAATTCTGGGCGTCGGACACGGCCTACATGCGCGACGCCAACGCGCTCTACAAAGCCTACAATGCCACCAACACGCCGGACACCTCCGCCACGGTGAATCCGCTCAGCCTCTACGACATCAAGGAGACGACGACCGCCTTCTACCTGATGCCGCAATTCTCGACCAAGGTCGCCGGCTACCAACTCGACGGCAACGTCGGCCTCCGCGCCGTCCAGACCAAGGAAGACCTCAAGGGCTACAAGGGCGCGACCGCTGCGACCGCCGTCCCGCTTCAGCTCGCCAGCAAGTATTGGGACTACCTCCCGAGCTTCAACGCCCGCCTGCGCCTCACCGAGAAACTCTACGCCCGCGCCGCCGTCTCGAAGACGATCACGCGCCCGACCTTCGGCTCGCTCTCGCCCTCGCTGACACTCAACGCCAATCCCGTCGACCCAAACCTCAACTCCGGTTCGCAAGGCAACCCGGACCTCAAGCCCGTTCGCGCGACAAGCTACGACCTCGGCATCGAATACTACCCGAACAAGTCCGACGTGTTCTACGCCGCCGTCTTCCAGAAGGACGTTACCGGTTTCATCGGCAGCTTTTCCGAACAGCGCACCTACGACGGCGTCAGCTACCTCATCCGCACCTCGAAGAACCTGAACCCCGCGAAGATCAAAGGCACGGAGTTCGGCTTCCAGCACTTCTTCAACTACCTGCCGGCGCCATTCGACGGCCTTGGCCTCCAAGCCAACTACACCTACGTCGACAGCTCCACGCCCACGACCGTCTCGGGCGTCGGCACGCCGGTGAACGCTCCGCTCACGAACCTCTCGAAGCGCAGCTACAACCTGATCGGCATGTATGAAAAAGGACCGTTCTCGGCCCGCGTCGCCTACAACTACCGCTCGGACTTCGTCACCGGTTTCGCCTACTTCGTGAACACCGGCCTGCTGAACCAAGTGATGATGGGCTACGCCGACCTCGACGCGTCGCTGAACTACAACATCACGAAGAACGTTCAGATCGCCGTCCAAGGCGTGAACCTCACCAACGCGCTGCGCTATCAAGCGTATGGCTCGAAACAGTTCCCCTCGAACATCTACTTGGACGGCCGCCAGCTGATGGCGAGCATCACGCTGCGCTACTGA
- a CDS encoding DUF4838 domain-containing protein yields the protein MRHLFQVSAVVLALVGALAAWRTAETAAKSKTFVAFDRFGSGCGIMLPRRSTEEEREAAKLIAETLARSVGTSARRFPIVEESTLETSPRRAIYVGRTRRAGLSKPIAGTEIERPVAFSIDADCVVVRSLHRGDICAAASAFLEHAVGARWFMPGELGAEVRRQRSLTLSPREFVVIPGYSSRLLGGANKGPNGHSWTRANRLVNWLSSGHTAAEFTTEKALADHPDFAPVINGARVKWSARSVGLWQPNLLAPAFADFVAREINRRFAASPHLPAVQFGLNDANRFDQSAATLNTVSPVQYFRGRPNYSELFYRFLNEVAADVAREHPDRFVSTYAYYWTENAPSFRVASNVVPYLTADRSMWCDPAFAQEDRALIARWGRAGPKFIALYDYLYGAPFFVPRPTLWAVTEPIPYAWEQGARAYYAEMTPNWALDGPKPWLSGQLLWDPKLNPQTLLDEYYARFWKQAAGPMRAFYELCDEQWKNQPRPLRWVKYLKDEDQRRLFPPEVRERLRGLLQDAAAAAETNVVRERVRFVSEAFKVSEVFCEHDEAREEVSRLVFSGAASVDALQNAFVRYTAAREALVAQFKSLKAREPLAIQSDLEIYLLNDPRPKIVGALAAKGALAQIEPRSIAPLFEGVGPTVAELAASGRECLLDPQLRNVTISASHPFAFTDWGRPTWQGRTEPADTREVSLLTNADGSKRVRYVGCMQESLSQWVAATPGRLYRATVRTKGRVSSGSVVMLSVAFLDGKNERVGRIHVDRLPVGEWRDGVTLEIIVRAPAKAAWVGMSPSVYTQLPGDWLEFDRLSLREIDFLISR from the coding sequence GTGCGCCACCTCTTCCAAGTCTCCGCAGTTGTGCTGGCTCTTGTGGGAGCGCTGGCTGCTTGGCGGACCGCCGAGACAGCGGCGAAATCCAAGACTTTCGTCGCATTTGATCGATTCGGTTCGGGCTGCGGAATCATGTTGCCGCGGCGAAGCACCGAGGAGGAACGCGAAGCGGCGAAGCTCATTGCCGAAACGCTCGCCCGGAGCGTCGGAACATCCGCGCGTCGTTTTCCAATCGTCGAGGAGTCCACTCTCGAAACGTCGCCGCGACGCGCGATTTACGTGGGCCGCACCCGCCGTGCTGGACTTTCGAAGCCGATCGCCGGCACTGAGATCGAGCGCCCGGTCGCATTCTCGATCGACGCCGATTGCGTCGTCGTGCGCAGTCTGCATCGCGGTGACATCTGCGCGGCCGCGAGCGCTTTTCTAGAGCATGCAGTGGGCGCGCGTTGGTTCATGCCCGGCGAATTAGGCGCAGAGGTCCGACGTCAGCGCTCGCTGACGCTTTCGCCGCGAGAGTTCGTCGTCATTCCCGGCTACAGTTCCCGTCTCCTGGGTGGTGCTAACAAAGGCCCGAACGGGCATTCATGGACTCGGGCGAACCGATTGGTGAATTGGCTGTCCTCCGGGCACACGGCAGCTGAGTTCACGACAGAAAAAGCATTGGCGGACCACCCGGATTTCGCGCCGGTTATCAACGGGGCCCGGGTCAAATGGTCGGCGCGTTCGGTCGGCCTCTGGCAACCCAATCTCCTGGCGCCGGCATTCGCGGACTTTGTGGCTCGGGAGATCAATCGCCGTTTTGCCGCTTCGCCCCATCTGCCGGCCGTGCAGTTTGGCCTTAACGACGCGAACCGCTTCGATCAGTCGGCGGCGACGCTGAACACCGTGTCTCCCGTGCAGTATTTCCGCGGCCGCCCAAACTACTCGGAGCTGTTCTATCGATTCCTGAACGAGGTCGCCGCCGACGTGGCGCGCGAGCACCCCGACCGCTTCGTTTCGACCTACGCCTACTACTGGACCGAGAATGCGCCGTCTTTCCGGGTGGCGTCGAATGTTGTGCCTTACCTCACGGCTGATCGCAGCATGTGGTGCGACCCCGCGTTCGCGCAGGAGGATCGCGCGTTGATCGCTCGCTGGGGTCGTGCGGGCCCCAAGTTTATTGCCCTCTATGACTATCTCTACGGAGCGCCGTTCTTTGTTCCTCGACCGACGTTGTGGGCCGTCACGGAGCCGATCCCGTATGCGTGGGAGCAAGGTGCTCGAGCCTACTATGCCGAGATGACACCGAATTGGGCTCTCGACGGGCCCAAACCTTGGCTGAGTGGGCAGCTCCTGTGGGACCCGAAGTTGAACCCGCAAACGCTGCTCGACGAATACTACGCGCGCTTTTGGAAGCAAGCTGCTGGCCCCATGCGGGCCTTCTACGAACTCTGCGATGAGCAGTGGAAAAATCAGCCGCGCCCGCTGCGCTGGGTCAAATATCTCAAGGACGAGGACCAACGCCGCCTCTTTCCGCCAGAGGTGCGCGAGCGGTTGCGTGGATTACTGCAAGACGCGGCTGCCGCCGCCGAAACGAACGTCGTCCGCGAACGCGTGCGCTTTGTGTCTGAGGCATTCAAGGTCTCTGAAGTGTTCTGCGAGCACGACGAGGCGCGAGAAGAGGTCAGTCGACTCGTGTTTTCGGGGGCAGCATCTGTTGACGCACTTCAAAACGCGTTTGTGCGCTACACTGCGGCGCGCGAGGCGCTCGTCGCGCAGTTCAAATCCCTCAAAGCCCGCGAGCCACTTGCCATCCAATCTGACTTGGAGATCTATCTGCTTAACGATCCTCGTCCCAAGATTGTTGGAGCATTGGCCGCGAAAGGCGCCCTCGCGCAGATCGAGCCACGGTCCATCGCTCCGTTATTCGAGGGCGTGGGCCCCACAGTTGCGGAGTTGGCCGCATCCGGCCGCGAGTGCCTGCTCGACCCCCAATTGCGCAACGTGACGATTTCCGCGAGTCATCCCTTTGCCTTCACCGACTGGGGGCGGCCGACCTGGCAGGGACGAACCGAGCCGGCGGATACGCGCGAGGTTTCGCTCCTGACGAACGCGGACGGCAGCAAGCGTGTGCGTTACGTGGGGTGTATGCAGGAAAGCCTCTCGCAGTGGGTGGCGGCTACGCCGGGCCGCCTCTATCGAGCAACGGTGCGCACAAAAGGCCGAGTAAGTTCCGGTTCCGTCGTGATGCTCTCGGTGGCATTTCTGGATGGGAAGAACGAGCGCGTCGGCCGAATCCATGTCGATCGGTTGCCGGTGGGGGAGTGGCGCGACGGCGTAACGCTCGAGATCATCGTGCGCGCGCCCGCGAAGGCGGCTTGGGTGGGAATGTCTCCCAGTGTCTACACCCAGTTGCCCGGCGACTGGCTGGAATTCGATCGGCTATCCCTGCGGGAGATCGATTTCTTGATTTCCCGCTAA
- a CDS encoding polysaccharide biosynthesis protein codes for MKSANQHSAYAWSSFTHPILRAIALLALYGFLLSACRYFAYELRFDFLVPAAFQDERLFSLVVNIPVKLLFLVLFRQFGSLLTYFSVPDLLRIAAAMASANLVSYLLRMGITPGATAPRGVVLIDFVLSVGALSFMRLGFRIYRERYRTGGKGEEKKKVRHIVVLGAGDAGAQFVQEAQARPSLGLKPAFFLDDDWRKHGHQIHGVPVLGAPEEIGRLRKEYAVDACVIAMPSAPGKRLQELYKLLRTEGLHVEIIPSISELASGRVQVTKIRPVQVDDLLGRESVDLRSEEVAKMVAGRVVLVTGAGGSIGSELCRQLLSYHPERLLMVEQAEGALFTIESELNDRGHRNTIMPLVADILDIPRMQFIFERFRPQIVFHAAAHKHVFMMERQPGEAVKNNTTGTRLLAELASAAGVEAMVFISTDKAINPTSVMGATKRLAEMCLQHVQHRPGNRTKFIAVRFGNVLGSSGSVIPIFKRQIEAGGPITVTHPDVTRYFMTIPEAVGLVLRTAHLGSGGEIFVLDMGKPVKIVDLAKQLVELSGLRVGEDIEIEFIGLRPGEKLFEELQHSSEALLPTQHPRITRLGVQTPVSEDWHVRCLESLERKVTTLEANQVKLVIKELVPEYHPHLDSA; via the coding sequence ATGAAAAGCGCTAACCAGCATAGCGCGTATGCGTGGAGCAGCTTCACGCACCCCATTCTGCGGGCCATCGCGTTGCTCGCGCTCTATGGGTTTCTCCTGAGCGCGTGCCGCTACTTTGCCTACGAGCTTCGGTTCGATTTTCTGGTGCCGGCCGCGTTTCAGGACGAGCGGCTTTTTTCCCTCGTCGTAAACATCCCGGTAAAGTTGCTGTTTCTGGTTCTCTTTCGGCAGTTCGGGAGCTTGCTGACTTATTTTAGCGTGCCGGATTTGCTGCGAATCGCCGCTGCGATGGCCAGTGCGAACCTCGTCTCGTATCTGCTCCGAATGGGGATCACGCCCGGGGCGACGGCGCCGCGCGGTGTCGTTCTGATCGATTTTGTCCTCAGTGTTGGCGCGCTGAGCTTCATGCGCCTTGGGTTCCGAATCTACCGCGAGCGCTATCGAACGGGTGGAAAAGGCGAGGAGAAGAAAAAGGTTCGGCACATCGTCGTGTTAGGTGCGGGTGACGCTGGTGCCCAATTCGTGCAGGAAGCGCAGGCTCGGCCCTCGCTCGGGCTGAAGCCGGCGTTCTTTCTCGATGACGATTGGCGCAAGCATGGTCACCAGATTCACGGTGTTCCCGTTTTGGGCGCCCCTGAGGAAATCGGTCGCCTGCGGAAGGAATATGCGGTCGACGCTTGCGTCATCGCGATGCCGTCGGCGCCGGGCAAGCGGCTACAGGAGCTCTACAAGCTGCTGCGAACCGAAGGGCTGCACGTGGAGATCATTCCGTCGATTTCGGAGCTGGCCAGCGGACGGGTGCAGGTCACGAAGATCCGCCCGGTTCAGGTCGACGATTTGCTTGGTCGCGAGTCGGTCGACCTGCGCTCGGAGGAGGTGGCTAAAATGGTGGCCGGCAGAGTCGTATTGGTAACCGGTGCCGGTGGCAGCATCGGCAGCGAACTTTGCCGTCAGTTGCTTTCCTATCACCCCGAACGGCTGCTCATGGTTGAACAGGCGGAGGGCGCTCTCTTCACGATCGAAAGCGAGCTCAACGATCGCGGACATCGCAACACGATCATGCCGTTGGTCGCGGATATTTTGGATATCCCGCGCATGCAGTTCATTTTTGAGCGCTTTCGCCCGCAAATCGTTTTTCACGCCGCGGCGCACAAGCATGTGTTCATGATGGAGCGACAGCCCGGCGAGGCGGTGAAAAACAACACGACCGGGACCAGGTTGTTGGCCGAGCTCGCCTCTGCCGCGGGCGTCGAGGCGATGGTTTTCATCTCCACCGACAAGGCCATCAATCCGACGAGTGTGATGGGGGCTACGAAACGGCTGGCGGAGATGTGTCTGCAGCACGTCCAGCATCGGCCCGGCAATCGGACAAAGTTCATCGCGGTTCGCTTCGGCAACGTCCTCGGTTCCTCCGGCAGCGTGATTCCGATTTTCAAGCGACAGATCGAGGCAGGTGGACCGATCACCGTGACGCATCCCGACGTCACGCGTTATTTCATGACCATTCCCGAAGCCGTCGGTTTGGTGCTGCGGACCGCGCACCTTGGTTCGGGGGGCGAGATATTTGTTCTCGATATGGGCAAGCCGGTCAAAATCGTGGACCTTGCCAAACAGCTCGTCGAACTCAGTGGACTGAGAGTCGGCGAGGACATCGAGATCGAGTTCATCGGACTGAGGCCCGGGGAAAAACTGTTCGAAGAACTCCAACATAGCTCCGAGGCCCTGCTGCCGACTCAGCATCCGCGTATCACGCGGCTCGGCGTGCAGACGCCGGTTTCGGAGGATTGGCACGTGCGTTGCCTCGAATCGCTCGAGCGCAAAGTTACCACGCTGGAAGCGAATCAGGTCAAACTCGTGATCAAGGAATTGGTGCCGGAGTATCATCCGCATCTGGATTCCGCGTGA
- a CDS encoding O-antigen ligase family protein yields the protein MNVAAHKQRPDLHPLERALLVALMVELLFLPWAFGSTRWWSQAIAATLALIAFVLALWPRDYSGDLAVAGAFRLLAWPRLVRFVPFWVGVGLLALLLVQAFNPAWAYRANTKVWWMERVPHVKWLPSSATAPFEIFDVWRAFIIYATVWLSICAAWVGLTRRRSLQLLLTILGANAVLLASVGFVHRMVGEPKLLWIWSVPGSYFASFVYRNHAGAYLGLLASVSLGLALWYHFESRKRMARSSPAPLWILLTVVLFLAVLFSFSRGAAITLAVFCASAVGAYFVLRSANPTPSTMPRAVGVALTIVFAGALFGILRYVDFDQIERRFLKLTEAGETSVTSRAAVRNVAWDMYTDHWVLGTGAGSFRYIFPTYLATHPDVPRGVWWDAAHIDWLEIPIELGAPGVLLIGIGLGWCLVRFFRQAGWRHPIAFMIFLGCGQTMLHALIDFPFQNPAVLVTWATLLVVALRWLELETPERKAAPR from the coding sequence GTGAACGTCGCGGCGCACAAGCAACGGCCCGACCTGCACCCGCTCGAGCGGGCACTACTGGTCGCGCTTATGGTGGAGTTGCTGTTCCTGCCTTGGGCCTTCGGATCCACACGATGGTGGAGTCAGGCTATCGCCGCCACGCTCGCGCTGATCGCCTTCGTGCTTGCGCTATGGCCGCGCGACTATTCCGGCGACTTGGCAGTGGCGGGCGCGTTCCGGCTTCTTGCCTGGCCGCGCTTGGTGCGTTTCGTTCCCTTTTGGGTTGGCGTGGGTCTGCTGGCACTCCTTTTGGTCCAAGCGTTTAATCCCGCTTGGGCGTATCGCGCGAACACCAAGGTATGGTGGATGGAAAGGGTTCCACATGTGAAATGGCTGCCGTCCAGTGCGACCGCGCCGTTTGAGATTTTCGATGTCTGGCGGGCCTTCATCATCTACGCGACCGTATGGTTGTCGATTTGCGCGGCGTGGGTCGGGTTGACGCGCAGACGCTCGCTCCAACTGTTGCTGACCATTCTCGGAGCCAACGCCGTGCTCCTGGCCAGCGTGGGCTTCGTCCATCGAATGGTTGGCGAGCCGAAGCTCCTTTGGATCTGGAGCGTGCCGGGAAGTTACTTCGCGAGCTTTGTCTACCGGAACCATGCCGGGGCTTATCTCGGCTTGCTCGCCTCCGTGAGCTTGGGCTTGGCGTTGTGGTATCATTTTGAGTCGCGAAAGCGCATGGCGCGGTCGTCTCCGGCGCCACTCTGGATCCTGCTCACGGTGGTGCTGTTCCTTGCTGTTCTATTTTCGTTCTCCCGAGGGGCGGCGATTACCTTGGCGGTGTTTTGTGCGAGTGCGGTCGGGGCGTATTTCGTTTTGCGATCTGCGAATCCAACGCCCTCCACGATGCCTCGTGCGGTGGGAGTGGCGCTGACGATTGTCTTTGCAGGCGCGTTGTTTGGAATTCTGCGCTACGTGGACTTCGACCAAATCGAGAGAAGATTCCTCAAGCTGACCGAAGCAGGGGAGACCAGCGTGACCAGTCGCGCGGCGGTGCGAAATGTGGCGTGGGACATGTATACCGATCATTGGGTGTTGGGCACCGGGGCAGGTAGCTTCCGCTACATTTTCCCGACGTATCTCGCCACACACCCCGATGTGCCGCGTGGCGTGTGGTGGGATGCCGCGCACATCGATTGGTTGGAGATCCCGATCGAACTCGGCGCTCCCGGCGTCCTGCTGATAGGAATTGGTCTTGGCTGGTGCCTCGTTCGTTTCTTCCGCCAAGCGGGGTGGCGCCACCCGATCGCTTTCATGATTTTCTTGGGCTGCGGGCAAACGATGCTGCATGCGTTGATCGATTTTCCGTTTCAAAATCCGGCGGTTTTGGTGACGTGGGCGACCCTGCTCGTCGTCGCGTTGCGGTGGCTGGAATTGGAGACTCCGGAGCGCAAGGCCGCTCCTAGGTGA
- a CDS encoding sugar transferase has translation MRAKRCLDLLLVLLSAPLWIPLLLLLAVVVRLKLGAPVLFRQKRPGKDERVFELVKFRTMTDARDREGNLLSDGDRLPPFGRWLRATSLDELPELWNVLKGEMSLVGPRPLLVQYLPRYSREQRRRHEVMPGLTGWAQINGRNALSWDEKFALDVWYVDNHTSRLDLKILFLTFWQVIGRRGISAQGEATMREFNPDLSSRSDEKR, from the coding sequence ATGAGGGCGAAGCGGTGTCTTGATTTGCTCCTGGTGCTGCTGTCCGCGCCGCTCTGGATCCCGTTGCTGCTGCTGCTGGCTGTTGTTGTCCGCCTGAAGCTGGGGGCGCCGGTGCTTTTCCGGCAGAAGCGCCCGGGGAAAGATGAGCGCGTCTTTGAGCTGGTGAAGTTTCGCACCATGACGGACGCGCGCGACCGAGAGGGGAATTTGCTTTCTGACGGCGATCGGCTTCCGCCGTTTGGGCGCTGGCTGCGCGCAACTTCGTTGGACGAGCTTCCCGAGCTTTGGAATGTGTTGAAAGGGGAGATGAGCTTGGTCGGGCCGCGCCCGCTTCTCGTTCAGTATCTGCCTCGATACTCTCGGGAGCAGCGACGCCGACACGAAGTGATGCCGGGTTTGACCGGCTGGGCTCAGATCAACGGCCGAAACGCGCTGTCGTGGGACGAGAAGTTCGCGCTGGATGTCTGGTATGTCGACAATCACACTAGCCGGCTCGATTTGAAAATCCTCTTCCTCACATTCTGGCAGGTCATCGGACGGCGCGGAATTTCGGCGCAGGGAGAAGCTACCATGCGGGAATTCAATCCCGATTTGTCCTCTCGCAGCGATGAAAAGCGCTAA
- a CDS encoding glycosyltransferase family 4 protein: MKTLLICPDLFHAEGGIARIMRQYLRALCDLADPGDSVECVAMMDSGDTSARVATLLGGRKARVENCERSRFGFLFVVIVRAFSCQRIVCGHLHQLLIARMAKILNPRLNYILIAHGIEVWRPYTLLERAALRGAHRILCVSEYTRRQMLRFDPSLAPDKLIVLPNTFDPGFKPALQAATTDADAHPRILVVSRLSTIDPYKGVDLMIEAMPAIVRQFPHAQLRIVGGGDARPRLEALARERDAGASIVFLGPIDDAALRAEYEACDLFALPSRKEGFGLVYLEAMSYGKPCLAARAGGAPEVVDDDVGAVVEYGNTEQIALAVADLVYHPRSADAIAARVTFFAYPQFVQRLGSALA; the protein is encoded by the coding sequence ATGAAGACGCTCCTCATCTGTCCCGATCTCTTCCACGCGGAGGGCGGCATCGCTCGCATCATGCGCCAATACCTGCGCGCGCTGTGCGACCTCGCCGACCCGGGTGACTCCGTGGAGTGCGTCGCGATGATGGACTCAGGCGACACCTCCGCACGAGTGGCCACGCTGCTCGGCGGCCGGAAAGCCCGGGTCGAAAACTGCGAGCGCAGCCGGTTCGGTTTCCTGTTCGTGGTGATAGTCCGCGCTTTCTCCTGCCAACGGATCGTGTGCGGCCACCTGCACCAGCTGTTGATCGCGCGGATGGCGAAGATCCTCAATCCGCGCCTCAACTACATCCTGATCGCCCACGGCATCGAGGTGTGGCGGCCCTACACCTTGCTCGAGCGCGCCGCGCTGCGCGGAGCGCACCGGATTCTCTGCGTGAGCGAGTATACGCGACGCCAGATGCTTCGCTTCGATCCGTCGCTCGCGCCCGACAAACTCATCGTGCTGCCGAACACGTTCGACCCCGGCTTCAAGCCTGCGCTCCAAGCCGCAACGACGGATGCGGACGCCCATCCGCGCATCCTCGTCGTTTCGCGACTCTCGACCATCGATCCCTACAAGGGCGTGGATCTTATGATTGAAGCGATGCCCGCCATCGTCCGGCAATTTCCGCACGCGCAACTGCGAATCGTCGGCGGCGGCGACGCGCGCCCGCGGCTCGAGGCTCTCGCGCGTGAGCGGGACGCGGGGGCATCGATCGTTTTCCTCGGCCCGATCGACGACGCCGCACTGCGCGCCGAATACGAAGCGTGCGACCTGTTCGCGCTGCCGAGCCGCAAGGAGGGCTTCGGCCTCGTCTATCTCGAGGCCATGAGCTACGGCAAACCGTGCCTCGCCGCGCGCGCAGGCGGTGCGCCGGAGGTAGTCGACGACGACGTCGGCGCGGTCGTGGAATACGGCAACACCGAGCAGATCGCGCTCGCGGTCGCCGATTTGGTTTATCATCCGCGCAGCGCCGACGCGATCGCGGCGCGCGTGACGTTTTTCGCCTATCCGCAATTCGTGCAGCGCTTGGGATCGGCGCTGGCGTAA